The DNA segment TCCGACGCAGTATCCAAAAGAACATGGTGTATACGTGTCACCGGGACAAGAACTGCATCATCAACAAGGTGACCCGGAACCGCTGCCAGTACTGCCGGCTGCAGAAATGCTTCGAAGTGGGCATGTCCAAGGAGTGTGAGTGTCGAAGGGCCAGGGGCCAAGCCCCACCCAAGGTGGGGCGTGCAGGGGcaccgtgtgtgtgcctgtgtgtacatgtgggaaCGTGTGTGCCGTGATGGGCGGGCAAGCTTCTAGTTGAGGATGCTTTGTAAGTAACGCCGCAAACCTGTGAGTCTGGCGGACTGTGTGtccgtgcgtgcgtgcatgcgtgcgtgtgtcaTTTGGTGTTCAAGCCCCAGAATGCACAGAGCCATCCCATTAGCACGGTGCTTATGTGCTTGTGCATGGGGTGCCTGCCCCCAGGATAGCTTTCTTCTGGGTTTCGCTTGCCTTTGGGGTGTGGCTCGGTAGCTTATCCCAGTCTCTCCTGTATCTTAGGGGAGGGGCCTGAACTCCAGAGGGTGTGAAGTTGGTTTGTATGTATAGGGGGGCTGACATAGGACCCCTGAAGCCATTGTCTGGATAAGCCTGGAACCCAGAGTTAGAAGAGAATTGGGCTTCTCAGATCCCAGAGGAAAAGGGGTTTCCAGTTTGGACTCAGCTGAGGCCCtgacagagggagggacagagggagggctgGACAGGGAGACCCTCTTGTGTTGAATCATGGGTGTTGCCGTGGTGACCAGTGATTGATGATGTCAGAGATAAATGACGCTGACAGACGCCTCCTTGTCTGCGTGGCCGTTGCCATGGAGCCTGAGCCTTGGGggatgaggtgggggagggggctgcaaGACCCCCTCCAGCCCTTTGTGGGGAGGGGTGCAGAGAAAGATGGTTCTGACTAATGCACCAGCAGCCCCAGCCAAGAATCGGGGGCTGGATATCCTGCTGCCTTCCGTCACCAGAGACTGGGAGTGCTGGTCTTGCACTCGCTCAGGAAGTAGTGCCCGTCCTCTGCAGAGTCTATGACAACTTGGGACGTGCAGAACTGAACCTTTTGGTAAAAGGGCCGTCACTTCCTTCTCCCTTTGCTCCACCTTCCTCCTTTGAACTGTAGAAGGACAGGACACGAGGGTGGGGaccccctctccttcccacaacaactccccctttctctccctcctttccctctcccggCTGCTCTGTGCCCCGGAGCTGAGCAGCTGCCATTTCAATAGAATTAAAGCTTCCGAATGATAAACGTCTTGTCACAGCTGCAATTTTCTCTTCCCAAATTATCCCCccactctgcctctccctctcccttctctcccctgcaCTTTATTGAATTTGCAGAATCGACATGAGTGATCTCCAAATTATGccagctcccccccaccccagccccctccccggaccccccccacccccatccttccttcctcccgcGTCAGCAGCCGCCACAGAGGCCCTGTGAGTGATTGTGTGTCTGGGATAATCGGCTGGTAACGACCCCATCGCTTCTTTAAAGCCGAGTGGTGTGTGCGGCTCAGCGCCCCCCGGTGATTTGTCAGCTCCCCAGCTAATGGGCCAAGAGATTCCTCTGCCAGGGGCCCCCATTCTTGGGTTGGGGAGCCTTATTCCCTGTCCGCCCAGGGAGCTGCTCTGAGCCAGTCTTAGGGATCCCCCAGGGAGACTGCTGCCAGGAGCGCTGAGACTCCAAGGATTTCTAGCAGGCGCAGAGCAGGGCTCAGTTTGCATGACTGCCAACCTGGGCACATGTTCTTAGAGTGTGAGCTCCGTTGGATGCCTGACAGAGTACCACACACTGACCAagggcatgtgtgcacatgtatggcCTTGGCCAGTCATGGGGCCTAGAATAGGATTGAGGACATGATTCAGATAGACATGGAGGGTTAGTGTGGTGCactgttttgtgtatatgtctgtctctgtgtgtgtctgtgtgtgtgtgtgtgtgtgtgtgtgtgtgtgtgtatctgtgtgtccatCTGGCTGATGGATAGCATAGGCTGGGCCTGACCCCGAACCGGAAGCATTCACTCTAACCCACCcatgccaccctccccccagcgGTGCGAAACGAccgaaacaaaaagaagaaagaaacacccAAGCCCGAGTGCTCAGAGAGCTACACGCTGACACCGGAGGTGGGGGAACTCATCGAGAAGGTGCGCAAAGCACACCAGGAGACCTTCCCGGCCCTCTGCCAGCTGGGCAAGTACACTACGGTATGCCAGCCCAGGCCCTCCTCTGCTATCCTCCCTCTGTGTCCTACACTGTCAGGAAGTGTAGGCTGGGTGGAGGGCAGGCAGGGGCCAGGCTGAAGCGGGTGTCGTAGCTGAGGCCCTtactctccctgcctcccccagAACAACAGCTCAGAACAACGTGTCTCTCTGGACATTGACCTCTGGGACAAGTTCAGTGAACTCTCCACCAAGTGTATCATTAAGACTGTGGAGTTCGCCAAGCAGCTTCCCGGCTTCACCACCCTCACCATTGCCGACCAGATTACCCTTCTCAAGGCTGCCTGCCTGGACATCCTGGTGAGAGTCCGCCCCTGTTCTTCAACCCCGGGTCCCTGCCCCTGTAGGGTCTGTTCCCAGCCAGGCAGTCACTTTCTGATGCTTTCCCGGAGTCCACTGTGGGCTCCTGTCCACCTAGCTGTATCACGGGAAGGTGGCCATTCCTGGGAGCAGGAAGTAGAGGGGCCTGCTGCTGGGACACAGTGCTGGAGCGTTTGGTAGCCTGAGTTGTGGATGCCGGATGTAGTAAGAATTGTCCGAGTGAAGGCTAAGAGTAGGACTCCCGGTAATGTCTTCCAGACACATCGTAGGTAGAGAACTAGAGGCACGGACAGGTCTGctgggaaggggagggtgtcATGTGCCCGGTCCCCAGTGCACAGATGTGGGAGGCGCCATTGGCACAAAGTGTTGAAGCTGAATGGGATGGTCCTAGGAACAGATCTGCCTTGTTTCTTGCTGGCTGGAAACTCCTTTCCCTCCTGATTTCTCTATACGAAGGCAGCATGGCCTAGATCTGCTGGCCAGAGCAATCTCCTGGATACGCATGCGCGtctatttaaatttaattacaaTCAGACTCAGTTCAGTCTCCCGGTTGCATTAGCCACATCTCGAGTGTTCAGCAGCCACATGGGGCCGGTGGCTACCGTCTCGGATGCTGCAGACAGAACCTTTCCATCACTGGAGAAAATTCTTGTCAGACAGCCATGCTCTCTGGCTGCTTGCCAGGGAGAGAGAGGCCTCCGGGGGATGCTGGAGCTGGTGTGCCAGGGGCTGGGGCAGGACTTGGGGGCGCTCCAGCCTCTGAACCCGTATACATCCTCTGCACCCAGATTCTGCGAATCTGCACGCGGTACACACCTGAGCAAGACACAATGACCTTCTcagatggactgaccctgaaccgGACTCAGATGCACAACGCTGGCTTTGGCCCCCTCACCGACTTGGTCTTTGCCTTCGCCAACCAGCTGCTGCCCCTGGAGATGGACGATGCTGAGACCGGACTGCTCAGTGCCATCTGCCTCATCTGTGGAGGTGGGTGAGGCGCAGGTGGCTCTCAGGAGGCGTCACCCTGCTGTAGTGATGATGGTGGCAGGGGAGACCTGCTGGGAATCCCCTGCTTTCTGTGAGGGGAGCCGCCCGCATTGGGGCAGGGGTTTCCATATCCACCAACACAGCTGCTACGGAGAGCTTTGAGAAGCCCACACCCCACTCTTGTTTTAGAGTATAAAGTATATCTCTTGCCTACGAGCCCAGAGACCCTTCCTGGCCAGGTGTGTGGGAGCAGCcttctgccctctgtggcttGGGCACACCGCCCCCAAGTGGCCATATCTGGGAATGCAACTGTATTCCTGGTCGGTGGAGTTggctggggctgggactggggctggggctctTGCTCAGGGACAGTTTTGTGCTCAGACCGACAGGACCTGGAGCAGCCAGACAAGGTGGACATGCTGCAGGAGCCGCTGTTGGAAGCACTGAAAGTCTATGTCCGGAAACGGAGGCCCAGCCGACCCCACATGTTCCCCAAGATGCTGATGAAGATCACGGACCTTCGGAGTATCAGCGCCAAGGGTGAGTCTCCTGGTGGCCTTCACCTAGGGCAGTGGTTTCTAGCATGGGTGGGGGGGTCACGAACCCTCGGGGGTTACATGACTCACAGCGAGTCTCATGTCAGACATTCACATGAGGGCTCATAACAGTAACAGAtttgaagtagcaatggaatgattttatggttggggtcgcCGCCGCCGGAGGAACTTGTGTATtaaaagggttgcagcattaggaaggctgagaactatGGACCTAGAGGGAGGCCCACCCAGGACTGGCCTGGGACCTGCTGTCCACAGTCAAGCTGGTCCCTCATGTCTTGGTGTCTACACGGTGTCTTCCTAATCGGCATGTCCCCATCTGTCTTAAGCCGTGGCTCTCTAGTTGTCACTTTTCCACTTTAAGACAAGCCTCTATAATAAGCTGTGTGGGTGTAGTCTGTGGAAAGGGCGTTTGCCAGCTCTGAGcctgtttcctgtgtgtgtgtgtgtcggtgggGGGATGATAATGTTTGGAAGCGTCTGCTGGATAACCCTTGACACGGGGCATTGGGGCCAAACCTAAACAAGAAGcctgaattcacaatgtttcACCCAGTCTCCACACTGGGGGCTCAGGAGAGCTGGCCTATGTCAAGTAACTGAGCCCCCAGGTGCAATGTGCGGTAGATGCCCACGTGGGTGGTACTGGTCCCCTCGCCCCGTGACCCTCCCCTTCTGGTCTGGCTCTCtgacctccccctcctcccccacaggagcTGAACGGGTGATCACATTGAAGATGGAGATCCCTGGTTCCATGCCACCACTTATCCAGGAAATGTTGGAGAACTCTGAGGGCTTGGACACTCTAAGCGGACAGTCGGGGGGCGGAACACGAGATGGGGGTGGCCTGGCCCCTCCTCCGGGTAGCTGTAGCCCCAGCCTCAGTCCCAGCTCCCACAGAAGCAGCCCAGCCACTCAATCCCCATGACCACCTCGACACATGGACAGCCCTCACCCCTGCCCTGGCTTTCTCTGCCTTCCTACTGGCCATGTGACCTATCAGCCCAGCCCTGCTTGTCCTTCCGGACAGAACTGGGGACCTTCCAGGGGGGACAGGAGGGAGAAGGCAGTGACTCTGTGGACAGAGGCCTGGACCCTGAGATGGACTGCTCTCTCctggcagcctgggctggcatcagGGGCCAGGCATTGAGCCACGTGAGGACCTGGGCCTGAGCCCTCACCCAGCTTGCCATGTCTTCATCACCAGCAAACACCAGGGCCTGGCTCCCTGTCCTCCGAACTCAAGCCATCACCCCCCAGTTGGGGAACTTCCCCCTGCTTCGGATGGTGACAGAAGATGCCCAGGGTGGGGGAGACCCCCTGTACATATCCTGCGTACCAACCCCCAGATATTAATTCTcgatggttttgtttttattttaattttttttgttttgtttttttttaataagaatttTCATTTTAAGCACATTTATACTGAAGGAATTTGTGCTGTGTATTGGGGGAGCTGGATCTAGAGCTGAAGGGGGTGGGCCCTGGGGATGGGCAGGGCTCAGAAGGGCTCCCCTCTCCCCTGATGTCCGAGCGGATGCTCCCACCTCCAGTCTTTTCTCCTCAGTTTTCTCTAATACTGTGAAAAACTAACTTTCCAAGGCCACCTTCCCTACCCTGTGCAGGAAAGCAGCTCCCTCCTCCCTTTGCCTAGCCACTGGGTGTGGGCATCTTGGGCAGCTACCCCTGGGAGGAGGAGATCCTGGCTTTTGGCTTGTCTCCTTACTCACCAAGAAGCAGGGTAAGGGTGAAGCTAGGGCCCCTGGGATGAGTAGGCTGTTACTCCTCACTGCCCGTCAGAGCTCACTTCATCCAAGCCCCAGCCCCACTGTGAAGGGGCCGGCTAAGGGGTCCAAGTTTaccccagcccccagcctcaTAGCCACCAGCACCCCATGGGGCCCTCCAACACACATGCGCATGTACTCAtgcgtggacacacacacacacacaaacacacacatacacacacacacctctggccTGAGTTCCTCCAATTCCCCCCAGCCTACCCCTAACCCCTCAGCCCCCTCCTTGCCCCGCAGGACGGGACTCCAGGGGGTCCCCTCCCCTACACCCCTGGGCTGGGGGAGCAGGCTCTACCTTGCCCTCCTGCCTGGGTGGGGTCTCACCCTGGAGCCCACTGGTGCACTTGTTCCTGCTGGGTTTCCACTGAGATCTACTGGAGAAAGAATAAAGTTCTATTTATTCTataatgcctctgcctctctgcctctcccctctcttctccctgtcTGGGCAGGGGACTCAAGATGGGGTGCTTTCTACAGGCCCAGGGTCACAGTGGCTAAGCACAAGCACTAAGTACCAAAGGCTTGGCCAGTGTTTCTCCAGGTTGctctctggtggggtctggttctGGGAATCCCTGAGAGCTGAGATAGAACACAATTTGGCAATGCCCTCAAACTGGGGGCAGGGAGAGTTTCCCCCACAGcagggaattctgggaaaggaGAGCCAGCCGAACAGGAGGAGAAATGATGCTCCCCACGTTCTGTGAGATAAGAAGCCAGCCCTTGGCCTCAGAGCCCCTGGCCTTGAAGTTACCCAGTGACAGACCAGTGGCTACATTTGGCTACACAATCCTGGAGCTATCCGTTCCTTGCTGCCATATCTCAGTCCAGAGAGGCCAATGTCCTTCCTTTTCCAGGGTGACACACAGTGGCAAGTGGGGGATCAGCACTCAGGGTCCCTGCTCAACTCAGGGTTGTTCTTTGGGGAAACACTTCTGAGACACCAGATGCTCCGTCCTTGGTGGGGAAGCTGAGCCAATGGGTTCCCCCCCCCCAGGCTCTAGTCAGTTTTTAGGTCAGCCACTTGGTGGCAGCAGCTGTTCACGAAACTGTCTCAAGGGAGCCTTGGGAGGACTTCTTCACTAGTAATTTTCTAATGTGGTTACTTAGCTGAAATAAATGTACACAGGTTTCCAAGAACCAATatgcacttgggaggcataggATGTAGGATCACTACAAGTTCAGAGCCAGTCTGGTGTTacaagttccaggttagcctggactacaacAGTAAAATCTTGCcctaaaaaagcaaaaaccaggGTGTTTGCTATCATTGCGTTATAGAGCAGGAACAAAGAACAGggctgggtgctggagagatggctcagcggttaagagtgctgactgctcttccagaggtcctgaatccaattcccagcaaccacatggtggctcacaaccatgtcatgagatctgatgccctcttctggtgtctgagacggcaacagtgtactcataaaaataaatcttcaagcgcaaggccctgggttcggtccccagctccgaaaaaaagaaccaaataaataaataaataaataaataaataaatcttcatttatttttggttGGGTGGGATCACTTTTTTGCTGTGAGCGTTTGTCCTGGGTGCTCAAAATGATTAACAACATTGTTGATCTCTGTTGGTCTTGCTGTACAGCTGGGGCAAACCTGGAATTTGagaccctcttttttttttctttttttcggagctggggaccgaacccagggccttgcacttgctaggcaagcactctaccactgagctaaatccccaacccctcagcctcTCTTAATAACCTCTTAatagcctttttttctttttcaagattttatttatttaatgtaaaaatatctgcatgtatgcctgcagccAGAAggaggcaccagatctcattacagatggttgtgagccaccatgcagttgctgggaattgaacccaggatccCTGggagaacagtcaatgctcttaaccactgagccatctctccagcccttgtctcAGCCTCTCAGATTCTGAAATTACAGTTGTGTGCCTCCACACACAGTTCACTCCAGCCCCCTCAACCTTCTATTTTTGGACAGTCTTGGGtatcccaggatgaccttgaattcactaCATAACCAATTCtgcatttctgatcctcctgcctctacctcccaagtattaGGAGCCCCATGCCTGGGGATCAAGCATGGTTTCCTGTTCAGTAAGCACTCCACCAAACTAAACTCTGTCTGCAGCGTGTACTCATAATGCCTCCTCGTAGGCTGGGGGAATGTCCCCTAGAGGCAGATGCACCCCTAGCTGAGTTCTGTGCTGTGCCAAGACTCATCTTCCGCGAACAGAGGGACTCAGAAGATTGGTAAAGTCAGAAGTGTTTCCCCGCCGAGACTCAGGAAACTTTGTGGGTGAGTCCCCCTTCCTTCAGGACAGTAACTGTGTGGGATGGGGGTAATCCGGTGGCTTTTAATGATCAGAGTTTGTCAGCGGCTCGCATCTGTGTGTGAGTGGATATGGAGAAGGTGTGTTTGCAGAGGCTGGGACAGGGGTGGCAGGAGCAAGATTCAACCCTGAAAGGAGATTAACGCTGGCAAGACGGTGTTCAGAAGGAGctggcggggcggggcgggagcAAAGGCTGTGGGCAGCTCTAGGCACGTGTGGTCCTGAGCAGCGTCTGCAGGGGTTGAacagagcagacacaggagaTGCTGATGACAAAGTCAAAGGGGAGGTGTAGGTGACTGGTACCTTACAGAAAATAAGCTGAAGATGGCAGGACTACAGCTGGCAGAGGAGGTCCCACGGGATGGAGGAGCCAGTAATGGAGAGGAACGATTAAGAACAGTCGGACTGTTTCTAAGTTGCTGGCCACTCCCTACCACAGTCATCGGTGTTCACTCAACTCCAGCCACACTTGTCTCCGCTGGCTTTGGCAAACCTCCACCTCAGGGATTTGGCACTGACCACCTGAATGCTTTTCTTGGAAACGGCTTCATGACTGGTCTCTTAAGTGTCACCTCCTCAGGAACATCGCTCTccccttatcttttctgatgtcTTTCCCACCAGAATGCAAACTCTGCGAGGACAGAGGTACCATCCGATAGCCCAACATCCGGATCTGTGCTGCATGTGTGCAGATTGGGCTGGTTTGAACTGGCATGCGCCTTATGTGGAAAGTACGCTCTAGATTTGTGTGAGAAAAAGGACAGGAAATACCTCCGTGATCCATCCAGACATGGATGATGCACTCAAATGATACTATTTTTGGATAAAGTGGGTTAAAGAAAATCACACTACTTACACCAACCATGCCTGTTTCcttttgctttattattattatttttttttttttttggttttttttttcccccccggagctggggaccgaacccagggccttgcgcttcctaggcaagcgctctaccactgagctaaatccccagccccccttttgCTTTTTTAATGTGGTTGAATgaaaattggaaattacattgtaaaTTGGACGGACATGGTGGTgtatgcatgcctttaattccggCAGTAAGGGACAGAAGCAGTCGGAGCTCattgaatttgaagccagcctggtctacgtagtgagttcctagccagccagggctatgtggagagatcctatctcaaaaatcaaaatcaaaccaaacagtAAATTTACATTGTGCCTCATATGCAATTGTATTGAATGATGCCGATCTTGAATCAATATTTGTTGAGTGACTGACTACCTTTGAATGGCAGCTGCACATCCACAAGTATGCTCATGTGGAGGGCTCCAGGCTATAGACAAAGAGCTACTCAACATCTGAGAGCCAGGCATGTCCACGGGGAGGGCGGGCATGAGCTTCAGTGTCGTGATGGAGTGACTTACTAAATGTCATGCCCAGATGGTACAGGGCTGGAACACAGGACGCCTGACTCTAGCTTGGGGCAGAGAAAGCCATGCCTGGAGGCACGAGTTTCCTTCAAATGAGTCCAAACAACAAGGACTGGCAGTGGTGGGGGGAAGGGCTTCGTGAAGTAAGACTGCACCTGAAGCGTGACTAAAACTGGCATCCCACGTGGGCATGCTTGCTGGGGACAGAAACTTCAGGCTGGTTTGACAGATGGCAAGGTGGGGGTGGAGGCCCAACCAAGGGGAGCCCAGTGTGCAGGAAGCCTGGTGGAAAAAGCTGGTTGTACTCCAAGGACAGGgaaacgcccccccccccccccccccccccccgccaagtAAGGCTATACAGGAAGCTCTCAGGTGAGAGATCAGCTCATAAAGGACAGAGGAAGGCTGGTGTGGGAGAGAATGAACAGTTTGGGGTATGGGGGCTTAAAGCAGGGCCTGGGCAACCTGACAGAGCCACAGGTGCTACGGAAGGCGTCAGCCCTGCTCTGTCAGGATTTATCACTTGGTCCCGGTGAGACTATTCAGAATGGCCACACAGGTGACAAAGGAGGAAGGCAGGTGAGAGGACAGACAGAGAGGTGTGACCGAGCCATAGCTGTGTGGCATCTCTTTGAAAGTCTGGGAGAAGTAGGGCTAGTTGCAAGGGAATGGGGACTCAAACATCTCTCATTGAAGGGCAGTTTTCCTTGAGGGTGGAAAGG comes from the Rattus norvegicus strain BN/NHsdMcwi chromosome 10, GRCr8, whole genome shotgun sequence genome and includes:
- the Rara gene encoding retinoic acid receptor alpha isoform X1 gives rise to the protein MASNSSSCPTPGGGHLNGYPVPPYAFFFPPMLGGLSPPGALTSLQHQLPVSGYSTPSPATIETQSSSSEEIVPSPPSPPPLPRIYKPCFVCQDKSSGYHYGVSACEGCKGFFRRSIQKNMVYTCHRDKNCIINKVTRNRCQYCRLQKCFEVGMSKESVRNDRNKKKKETPKPECSESYTLTPEVGELIEKVRKAHQETFPALCQLGKYTTNNSSEQRVSLDIDLWDKFSELSTKCIIKTVEFAKQLPGFTTLTIADQITLLKAACLDILILRICTRYTPEQDTMTFSDGLTLNRTQMHNAGFGPLTDLVFAFANQLLPLEMDDAETGLLSAICLICGDRQDLEQPDKVDMLQEPLLEALKVYVRKRRPSRPHMFPKMLMKITDLRSISAKGAERVITLKMEIPGSMPPLIQEMLENSEGLDTLSGQSGGGTRDGGGLAPPPGSCSPSLSPSSHRSSPATQSP
- the Rara gene encoding retinoic acid receptor alpha; the protein is MYESVEVGGLAPAPNPFLVVDFYNQNRACLLQEKGLPAPGPYSTPLRTPLWNGSNHSIETQSSSSEEIVPSPPSPPPLPRIYKPCFVCQDKSSGYHYGVSACEGCKGFFRRSIQKNMVYTCHRDKNCIINKVTRNRCQYCRLQKCFEVGMSKESVRNDRNKKKKETPKPECSESYTLTPEVGELIEKVRKAHQETFPALCQLGKYTTNNSSEQRVSLDIDLWDKFSELSTKCIIKTVEFAKQLPGFTTLTIADQITLLKAACLDILILRICTRYTPEQDTMTFSDGLTLNRTQMHNAGFGPLTDLVFAFANQLLPLEMDDAETGLLSAICLICGDRQDLEQPDKVDMLQEPLLEALKVYVRKRRPSRPHMFPKMLMKITDLRSISAKGAERVITLKMEIPGSMPPLIQEMLENSEGLDTLSGQSGGGTRDGGGLAPPPGSCSPSLSPSSHRSSPATQSP